A portion of the Oxynema aestuarii AP17 genome contains these proteins:
- a CDS encoding O-linked N-acetylglucosamine transferase, SPINDLY family protein, giving the protein MVSDRALGDFEELQRRGYQYLLEKQYKQAINFYETLINDRPEIHSNYWYLGLSLLLAEQVSEAHTTWLVGMMEADAAQIEKWTQEILEILEFEARQREETKEYRAVWLIRQQIREINPNDLNNLLALVQATLEQEQLTGDELEEWGVIDLTKAISIDDLSELNTNLLTDTLNKLLEYIPSHPAVFQLAEISLSLLPNPNPLVQVLFTTSLDLAYTQHRPDIAIKFAELCLIVDRSNLEILRALAAFCEKAGRYVQGIQTAQLCFELTDRLADKVFVTYLVIKCLMSAGGANPETLSFFEKQQDLLREWFNSNQENMNSSLTLELVNSFYFAPYIQDNPKINRVIQNKISDFCQKRILIDSQNHSTNFQEKHLQRKFYYNNPPQSKKVLKIGYLSACFKEHSVGWLARWLFHHHDRQRFYIVGYFTNKDYQNTPLEKWYLNHVAEAHYTIDKFKMAEQIAKDKIDILVDLDSITLDISCGIMAQKPAPVQATWLGWDASGIPAIDYFIADPYVLPESAQDYYSETIWRLPQTYIAVDGFEIGVPTLRRDLLGVPNDAVIYYSAQRGYKRHPHTARLQMKILKEVPNSYFLIKGLADPQLIKTFFIQLAEEEGVSCDRLVFVPRDSAEAIHRANLGIADVVLDTYPYNGATTTLETLWMGVPLVTRVGEQFAARNSYTMMVNAGITEGIAWNDEEYVEWGVRLGKDPALRKDISWRLLRSRQTAPLWNAEKFTRNMEQAYEQMWDIFLQK; this is encoded by the coding sequence ATGGTTTCAGATCGAGCGCTAGGTGACTTTGAAGAGCTGCAAAGACGAGGATATCAATATTTGCTAGAAAAGCAGTATAAACAAGCGATTAATTTTTATGAAACACTAATTAACGATCGACCGGAGATTCACTCAAATTACTGGTATTTGGGTTTATCTCTTTTATTAGCAGAACAAGTTTCAGAAGCTCATACGACCTGGCTTGTCGGGATGATGGAGGCGGACGCTGCACAAATCGAAAAATGGACTCAAGAAATCCTTGAAATCCTTGAATTTGAAGCACGACAGAGAGAAGAAACGAAAGAATACCGTGCTGTCTGGCTCATCCGTCAGCAGATTCGAGAAATTAACCCTAACGATCTCAACAATCTATTAGCTCTTGTTCAAGCGACTCTTGAACAAGAGCAACTTACCGGGGACGAGTTGGAAGAATGGGGAGTAATCGATCTTACTAAAGCAATAAGTATCGATGATTTGAGTGAATTAAACACCAATCTTCTAACTGACACTTTAAATAAACTGTTAGAGTATATTCCATCTCATCCTGCTGTATTTCAATTAGCAGAAATAAGTTTGTCTTTACTGCCTAATCCGAATCCTCTGGTTCAAGTTTTATTCACTACCAGTTTAGATTTGGCATATACGCAACACCGACCAGATATCGCTATAAAATTTGCAGAACTTTGCTTAATAGTAGATCGTTCCAACTTAGAGATTTTGCGTGCTTTAGCGGCTTTTTGTGAAAAAGCTGGACGTTATGTCCAAGGAATACAAACAGCTCAATTATGTTTTGAGTTAACCGATCGCTTGGCTGATAAAGTTTTTGTTACTTATTTAGTAATTAAGTGCTTGATGAGTGCTGGAGGAGCAAATCCAGAAACTTTAAGTTTCTTTGAAAAACAGCAGGATTTACTAAGGGAATGGTTTAATTCTAATCAAGAAAATATGAATTCATCATTAACCTTAGAGTTAGTTAATTCGTTTTACTTTGCTCCTTACATCCAAGATAACCCTAAGATTAATAGAGTTATACAAAATAAAATCTCTGACTTTTGTCAGAAGAGGATATTGATAGATTCTCAAAATCACTCTACGAATTTTCAGGAGAAGCATTTACAACGAAAGTTTTATTATAACAATCCTCCCCAAAGCAAGAAAGTTCTTAAAATTGGATATTTATCTGCTTGCTTTAAAGAACATTCGGTGGGTTGGTTAGCTAGATGGCTATTCCACCATCACGATCGCCAACGTTTTTATATTGTTGGTTATTTTACCAATAAGGATTATCAAAATACTCCTTTAGAGAAATGGTATCTCAATCATGTTGCTGAAGCGCATTACACGATTGATAAATTCAAAATGGCCGAGCAGATTGCTAAAGATAAAATCGATATTTTAGTCGATCTTGATAGTATTACCCTCGATATTAGCTGTGGCATCATGGCTCAAAAACCTGCTCCAGTTCAGGCAACCTGGTTAGGGTGGGATGCTTCAGGCATTCCAGCGATTGACTACTTTATTGCCGATCCGTATGTTTTACCGGAATCAGCGCAAGACTATTACAGCGAAACTATTTGGCGATTACCACAAACGTATATTGCCGTCGATGGATTTGAGATCGGCGTACCGACATTGCGGCGCGATCTCCTGGGAGTTCCGAACGATGCAGTCATTTATTATAGTGCTCAACGGGGCTATAAGAGACATCCCCATACAGCCCGATTGCAAATGAAAATCCTCAAGGAAGTTCCGAATAGCTACTTTTTGATTAAAGGTTTGGCCGATCCCCAACTGATTAAAACTTTCTTCATTCAGCTTGCAGAAGAAGAAGGTGTATCATGCGATCGCCTAGTTTTTGTCCCGCGAGATTCGGCGGAAGCGATTCATCGCGCCAATTTGGGGATTGCTGATGTGGTACTCGATACTTATCCTTATAACGGAGCAACCACTACTTTAGAAACGCTTTGGATGGGTGTTCCTTTGGTAACCCGAGTCGGCGAGCAATTTGCAGCGCGTAACAGCTATACAATGATGGTAAATGCCGGGATAACGGAGGGGATTGCTTGGAACGATGAAGAATATGTAGAATGGGGGGTTAGGTTAGGTAAGGATCCGGCTTTACGAAAAGATATTTCCTGGCGGTTGTTGCGATCGCGCCAAACAGCGCCGTTATGGAATGCAGAAAAATTTACTCGGAATATGGAGCAAGCATACGAACAAATGTGGGATATTTTTTTGCAAAAGTGA
- a CDS encoding type IV pilin-like G/H family protein — protein sequence MKRDFQAKFLQHLNNKKQEKGFTLIELLVVVIIIGILAAVALPSLLSQANKAKQVEARNNIGAMNRAQQAYNLEKPGFADQIGKLGLGIPSQTTNYEYSIDGGGSEASDANNLANRRDTKLKSYKGYTFTIELEQDGVTETVARAIVCESQLPDQDADGITATKGGDDTGDCGDDVKLGE from the coding sequence ATGAAGCGCGACTTTCAAGCGAAGTTCCTCCAACACCTCAACAACAAAAAGCAAGAGAAAGGCTTTACCCTGATCGAACTTCTCGTTGTTGTTATCATTATCGGTATTTTGGCAGCTGTTGCGTTACCTTCGTTGCTCAGCCAAGCCAATAAAGCCAAGCAGGTTGAAGCCCGTAACAACATTGGTGCCATGAACCGCGCTCAACAAGCTTATAACTTAGAAAAACCTGGCTTTGCCGATCAGATTGGTAAGTTAGGTTTGGGGATTCCTTCGCAGACCACGAACTATGAGTATAGCATTGATGGTGGTGGTTCGGAAGCTAGTGATGCTAACAATCTCGCTAACCGAAGAGACACCAAGCTGAAATCTTATAAAGGCTATACTTTTACCATTGAACTAGAGCAAGATGGAGTAACTGAGACTGTCGCTCGTGCAATTGTTTGTGAATCTCAATTACCCGATCAAGATGCTGATGGAATCACGGCTACCAAAGGTGGTGATGATACGGGGGATTGTGGTGATGACGTTAAATTAGGTGAATAA